caaaattttttcggccaaaaaaaaagcaaggctaacccctttgcatttttggcgaaaattttcgcgattttaaaaagtgctggaataaattctttcatgcactattccgacgtaattttgcgagagaaatcgattgggcgcagtcccaatacgctgcgatcaacgcatcaaaagttacagccgaaaaacgaataccggagttttcgacatttttcagcaggtgctttttcactcgccatttctctcctgttggtcctacgctcttttcgctgcgatttctgagttcctgggtgtccaaatgatcagaaaacggtcgtttgaatcaaatctaagaccaaaaatttttcggccaaaaaaaaagcaaggctaacccctttgcatttttggcgaaaattttcgcgattttgaaaagtgctggaataaattctttcatgcactattccgacgtaattttgcgagaaaaatcgattgggcgcagtcccaatacgctgcgatcaacgcatcaagagttacagccgaaaaacgaaaacctgtgttttcgacatttttcagcaggtgccttttcgctcgccatttttctcctgttggtcctacgctcttttcgctgcgatttctgagttcctgggtgtccaaatgatcagaaaacggtcgtttgaatcaaatctaagaccaaaattttttcggccaaaaaaaaagcaaggctaacccctttgcatttttggcgaaaattttcgcgattttaaaaagtgctggaataaattctttcatgcactattccgacgtaattttgcgagaaaaatcgattgggcgcagtcccaatacgctgcgatcaacgcatcaagagttacagccgaaaaacgaataccggagttttcgacatttttcagcaggtgctttttcactcgccatttctctcctgttggtcctacgctcttttcgctgcgatttctgagttcctgggtgtccaaatgatcagaaaacggtcgtttgaatcaaatctaagaccaaaaatttttcggccaaaaaaaaagcaaggctaacccctttgcatttttggcgaaaattttcgcgattttaaaaagtgctggaataaattctttcatgcactattccgacgtaattttgcgagagaaatcgattgggcgcagtcccaatacgctgcgatcaacgcatcaaaagttacagccgaaaaacgaataccggagttttcgacatttttcagcaggtgattttcactcgccatttctctcctgttggtcctacgctcttttcgctgcgatttctgagttcctgggtgtccaaatgatcagaaaacggtcgtttgaatcaaatctaagaccaaaaatttttcggccaaaaaaaaagcaaggctaacccctttgcatttttggcgaaaattttcgcgattttaaaaagtgctggaataaattctttcatgcactattccgacgtaattttgcgagagaaatcgattgggcgcagtcccaatacgctgcgatcaacgcatcaagagttacagccgaaaaacgaaaacctgtgttttcgacatttttcagcaggtgccttttcgctcgccatttttctcctgttggtcctacgctcttttcgctgcgatttctgagttcctgggtgtccaaatgatcagaaaacggtcgtttgaatcaaatctaagaccaaaattttttcggccaaaaaaaaagcaaggctaacccctttgcatttttggcgaaaattttcgcgatttcaaaaagcgctggaataaattctttcatgcactattccgacgtaattttgcgagagaaatcgattgggcgcagtcccaatacgctgcgatcaacgcatcaaaatttACAGCCGAAatacgaaaacctgtgtttccgacatttttcagcaggtgctttttcgctcgccatttttctcctgttggtcctacgctcctttcgctgcgttttctgagttcctgggtgtccaaatgatcagaaaacggtcgtttgaatcaaatctaagaccaaaaatttttcggccaaaaaaaaagcaaggctaacccctttgcatttttggcgaaaattttcgcgattttaaaaagtgctggaataaattctttcatgcactattccgacgtaattttgcgagagaaatcgattgggcgcagtcccaatacgctgcgatcaacgcatcaaaagttacagccgaaaaacgaaaacctgtgtttccgacatttttcagcaggtgctttttcgctcgccatttttctcctgttggtcctacgctcctttcgctgcgttttctgagttcctgggtgtccaaatgatcagaaaacggtcgtttgaatcaaatctaagaccaaaaatttttcggccaaaaaaaaagcaaggctaacccctttgcatttttggcgaaaattttcgcgattttaaaaagtgctggaataaattctttcatgcactcttccgacgtaattttgcgagagaaatcgattgggcgcagtcccaatacgctgcgatcaacgcatcaaaagttacagccgaaaaacgaataccggagttttcgacatttttcagcaggtgctttttcactcgccatttctctcctgttggtcctacgctcttttcgctgcgatttctgagttcctgggtgtccaaatgatcagaaaacggtcgtttgaatcaaatctaagaccaaaaatttttcggccaaaaaaaaagcaaggctaacccctttgcatttttggcaaaaattttcgcgattttaaaaagtgctggaataaattctttcatgcactattccgacgtaattttgcgagagaaatcgattgggcgcagtcccaatacgctgcgatcaacgcatcaaaagttacagccgaaaaacgaataccggagttttcgacatttttcagcaggtgctttttcactcgccatttctctcctgttggtcctacgctcttttcgctgcgatttctgagttccagggtgtccaaatgatcagaaaacggtcgtttgaatcaaatctaagaccaaaaatttttcggccaaaaaaaaagcaaggctaacccctttgcatttttggcgaaaattttcgcgattttaaaaagtgctggaataaattctttcatgccttattccgacgtaattttgcgagagaaatcgattgggcgcagtcccaatacgctgcgatcaacgcatcaagagttacagccgaaaaacgaaaacctgtgttttcgacatttttcagcaggtgccttttcgctcgccatttttctcctgttggtcctacgctcttttcgctgcgatttctgagttcctgggtgtccaaatgatcagaaaacggtcgtttgaatcaaatctaagaccaaaaatttttcggccaaaaaaaaagcaaggctaacccctttgcatttttggcgaaaattttcgcgattccgaaaagtgctggaataaattctttcatgcactattccgacgtaattatgcgagagaaatcgattgggcgcagtcccaatacgctgcgatcaacgcatcaaaagttacagccgaaaaacgaaagcctgtgttttcgacatttttcagcaggtgctttttcgctcgccatatctttcctgttggtcctacgctcttttcgctgcgttttctgagttcctgggtgtccaattgatcagaaaacggtcgtttgaatcaaatctaagaccaaaaatttttcggccaaaaaaaaagcaaggctaacccctttgcatttttggcaaaaattttcgcgattttaaaaagtgctggaataaattctttcacgcactattccgacgtaattttgcgagaaaaatcgattgggcgcagtcccaatacgctgcgatcaacgcatcaagagttacagccgaaaaacgaaaacctgtgttttcgacatttttcagcaggtgccttttcgctcgccatttttttcctgttggtcctacgctcttttcgctgcgatttctgagttcctgggtgtccaaatgatcagaaaacggtcgtttgaatcaaatctaagaccaacattttttcggccaaaaaaaaagcaaggctaacccctttgcatttttggcgaaaattttcgcgattttaaaaagtgctggaataaattctttcatgcactattccgacgtaattttgcgagagaaatcgattgggcgcagtcccaatacgctgcgatcaacgcatcaaaagttacagctgaAAAACGAATACcggagttttcgacatttttcagcaggtgctttttcactcgccatttctctcctgttggtcctacgctcttttcgctgcgatttctgagttcctgggtgtccaaatgaccagaaaacggtcgtttgaatcaaatctaagaccaaaaatttttcggccaaaaaaaaagcaaggctaacccctttgcatttttggcgaaaattttcgcgattttaaaaagtgctggaataaattctttcatgcactattccgacgtaattttgcgagagaaatcgattgggcgcagtcccaatacgctgcgatcaacgcatcaaaagttacagccgaaaaacgaataccggagttttcgacatttttcagcaggtgctttttcgctcgccatttttctcccgttggtcctacgctcttttcgcttcgttttctgagttcctgggtgtccaaaagatcagaaaacggtcgtttgaatcaaatctaagaccaaaaatttttcggccaaaaaaaaagcaaggctaacccctttgcatttttggcaaaaattttcgcgattttaaaaagtgctggaataaattctttcacgcactattccgacgtaattttgcgagaaaaatcgattgggcgcagtcccaatacgctgcgatcaacgcatcaagagttacagccgaaaaacgaaaacctgtgttttcgacatttttcagcaggtgccttttcgctcgccatttttctcctgttggtcctacgctcttttcgctgcgatttctgagttcctgggtgtccaaatgatcagaaaacggtcgtttgaatcaaatctaagaccaaaattttttcggccaaaaaaaaagcaaggctaacccctttgcattttcggcgaaaattttcgcgattttcaaaagtgctggaataaattctttcatgcactattccgacgtaattttgcgagagaaatcgattgggcgcagtcccaatacgctgcgatcaacgcatcaaaagttacagccgaaaaacgaataccggagttttcgacatttttcagcaggtgctttttcgctcgccatttttctcccgttggtcctacgctcttttcgcttcgttttctgagttcctgggtgtccaaatgatcagaaaacggtcgtttgaatcaaatctaagaccaaaaatttttcggccaaaaaaaaagcaaggctaacccctttgcatttttggcgaaaattttcgcgattccgaaaagtgctggaataaattctttcatgcactattccgacgtaattatgcgagagaaatcgattgggcgcagtcccaatacgctgcgatcaacgcatcaaaagttacagccgaaaaacgaaaacctgtgttttcgacatttttcagcaggtgctttttcgctcgccatatctctcctgttggtcctacgctcttttcgcttcgttttctgagttcctgggtgtccaattgatcagaaaacggtcgtttgaatcaaatcgaagaccaaaaatttttcggccaaaaaaaaagcaaggctaacccctttgcatttttggcaaaaattttcgcgattttaaaaagtgctggaataaattctttcacgcactattccgacgtaattttgcgagaaaaatcgattgggcgcagtcccaatacgctgcgatcaacgcatcaagagttacagccgaaaaacgaaaacctgtgttttcgacatttttcagcaggtgccttttcgctcgccatttttctcctgttggtcctacgctcttttcgctgcgatttctgagttcctgggtgtccaaatgatcagaaaacggtcgtttgaatcaaatctaagaccaaaattttttcggccaaaaaaaaagcaaggctaacccctttgcatttttggcgaaaattttcgcgattttaaaaagtgctggaataaattctttcatgcactattccgacgtaattttgcgagagaaatcgattgggcgcagtcccaatacgctgcgatcaacgcatcaaaagttacagccgaaaaacgaataccggagttttcgacatttttcagcaggtgctttttcgctcgccatttttctcccgttggtcctacgctcttttcgcttcgttttctgagttcctgggtgtccaaatgatcagaaaacggtcgtttgaatcaaatctaagaccaaaaatttttcggccaaaaaaaaagcaaggctaacccctttgcatttttggcgaaaattttcgcgattttaaaaagtgctggaataaattctttcatgcactattccgacgtaattttgcgagaaaaatcgattgggcgcagtcccaatacgctgcgatcaacgcatcaagagttacagccgaaaaacgaaaacctgtgttttcgacatttttcagcaggtgccttttcgctcgccatttttctcctgttggtcctacgctcttttcgctgcgatttctgagttcctgggtgtccaaatgatcagaaaacggtcgtttgaatcaaatctaagaccaaaaatttttcggccaaaaaaaaagcaaggctaacccctttgcatttttggcgaaaattttcgcgattccgaaaagtgctggaataaattctttcatgcactattccgacgtaattatgcgagagaaatcgattgggcgcagtcccaatacgctgcgatcaacgcatcaaaagttacagccgaaaaacgaaaacctgtgttttcgacatttttcagcaggtgctttttcgctcgccatatctctcctgttggtcctacgctcttttcgctgcgttttctgagttcctgggtgtccaattgatcagaaaacggtcgtttgaatcaaatctaagaccaaaaatttttcggccaaaaaaaaagcaaggctaacccctttgcatttttggcaaaaattttcgcgattttaaaaagtgctggaataaattctttcacgcactattccgacgtaattttgcgagaaaaatcgattgggcgcagtcccaatacgctgcgatcaacgcatcaagagttacagccgaaaaacgaaaacctgtgttttcgacatttttcagcaggtgccttttcgctcgccatttttctcctgttggtcctacgctcttttcgctgcgatttctgagttcctgggtgtccaaatgatcagaaaacggtcgtttgaatcaaatctaagaccaaaattttttcggccaaaaaaaaagcaaggctaacccctttgcatttttggcgaaaattttcgcgattttaaaaagtgctggaataaattctttcatgcactattccgacgtaattttgcgagagaaatcgattgggcgcagtcccaatacgctgcgatcaacgcatcaaaagttacagctgaAAAACGAATACcggagttttcgacatttttcagcaggtgctttttcactcgccatttctctcctgttggtcctacgctcttttcgctgcgatttctgagttcctgggtgtccaaatgaccagaaaacggtcgtttgaatcaaatctaagaccaaaaatttttcggccaaaaaaaaagcaaggctaacccctttgcatttttggcgaaaattttcgcgattttaaaaagtgctggaataaattctttcatgcactattccgacgtaattttgcgagagaaatcgattgggcgcagtcccaatacgctgcgatcaacgcatcaaaagttacagccgaaaaacgaataccggagttttcgacatttttcagcaggtgctttttcgctcgccatttttctcccgttggtcctacgctcttttcgcttcgttttctgagttcctgggtgtccaaaagatcagaaaacggtcgtttgaatcaaatctaagaccaaaaatttttcggccaaaaaaaaagcaaggctaacccctttgcatttttggcgaaaattttcgcgattccgaaaagtgctggaataaattctttcatgcactattccgacgtaattatgcgagagaaatcgattgggcgcagtcccaatacgctgcgatcaacgcatcaaaagttacagccgaaaaacggaaacctgtgttttcgacatttctcagcaggtgctttttccttcgtaacttctctcctgttgatcccacgctcttttcgctgcgtttaccGGGTTCCTGGGTGTctgattgatcagaaaacggtcgtttaaatcaaatttaagaccaaaaatttttcggccaaaaaaaaagcaaggctaacccctttgtatttctggcgaaaattttcgcgattttgaaagtAAAGCGATTTTGCGAGAGGTATCGACTACAGGCCGTTTTGAGTCGCTGCGATTAAATGAGTACGACCCTCATCATGGTCACCTGAAGCTGCCCGCCACCACAGAATATAGCACACTTCACGTTGGTATGTAGTATATACATTCCATGCTGCGACCCAGTGTCAGATACAACCTGTAGGAAAACAGTGACCCACAGCCTTCGCACTGCCTTCTCGATGAAAAAACGAAGGTAATCAATATCAACATGGCGTTAGGATACCGGTTACACACCCAACCTTATGAAGACTCATTTCCGTCATGTAAACCTTGAACTCTATTGCTTAGATATGCAATTGTGGTATACAATAGGTTTCTCACACTATGGTGCCAGTGATACGCGTGATTTTCACCTTAAAACACTGaagtaaataatgaaaatccaCCCAAGGTTTGACGTCTGACGTTTGACTGGGCCGACGTGCAGAGAAGCACTACATAAACAATCATGGCAAAGTACGTCGACTGTTACGTAATTGTTGCGTTATCTAATTAAAAAGTAGCGTAGTAACTTGATAATGGAATGTTTACTACTTTGTCAAGCTGGTCTTTTTTCCAAATGATTCTCGCTGACTCCCGTCCACTCTTGTATCTGCTAAGCGGTTCAACCAATCTTAATGCTCTCTCCTACGTAATATTTACACTTTAATAGCACAAAAACCTTTCCATATGTCTCTGTTCAATTCTCTAATATTTGTGAAAGACAATGCAGATTTCAAATTGGTGTGagtttatttttgtaataactAAAATTAATTCCTCAAAATAACTAATGATTTCAGGTCAAAATTGCCCGGACAGCTGTTTTCTAATGCAGAACATATTTCTCATTGCGCTTTGAAATGTAATCTATTTAgaatatgaatttcatgcCCTCTTGTCAAAAGTGTGCTCTCCCATTTTATCattaatattttgtttattcaatctTCGTCAATCTGTGTACTTGCCACTGTTCAATCCTGAATACAAAATTCGAAGCATCAATAACTGATGTCATTCGTTTCAACTCGATAAGCTTTCTATTATCATAGATAACTAACTTATCCATTTCGACAGAGCTAATTTGATCCATATCATCagatacttttattatttgttcaaTGAGTACCATCGTGAAAGAGTCACAACGTATCAATTAAAAGTTGAACAGTACCTCTTTTTAAAGGTACCGACTTTCtgtttcataggcatagattAATTCTATGGCGTCCCAGGTCAAAGTAGAGAACTTCTTCTTTTAACTTTGTAGCTTGTAAACAGgctttttgtaaaaattacaattcaaaGTATAGGACTTAGTTTAGAGATTGCCAGGCCCATGTGTAGCGCTAGAGTATGTTAACGTGAAGtactaattatttttctcgagTTGGATTGGTTTAATCTGGGTTGCTCTTTCTTTATTCACTCCtcaacaaaaagaaaatactcaACACCAAATTTGACTGTCCGTCAAGAGCCTAATTGTTTAAACTCTCAATGTGCCTATGTGTAAAAGTTCAAAGCAAGAAGTTGTTTACTCTCACCTAAAACACCAAAGATTTAATCTGCACATCTCTTTCATTAAAGCATCTCGCAATCTGAAAATGTAGCTGGAATGCGGATACTCAGTCTGACAAATTGAATCCAACGTACAAATTTGTAACAGTCAGATAATGTTAGATTCGTAcatacaataaatataacacAAATTGGGTCAACGATAGTTGGAATGTTCAACATAAGAGACCTTAGCTATCATTTGTTGTATTATAATCACTCTCTTGCTTATTCAGCGAGTCAAACGTTGCCATGTAATCTATCCATCTTTACATTTATTGATAGTTCACTTCCATTCAAGTACATTGCACATATATAACAAAGTCAGAGCATTAGGCTAAAGTAATTCACTTATACGAAGTTATTAAACAAAGGTTGTGCTTAGGCTAATAacttaattgaaaaagttttattaaaatctAGGTCATTCATTCGAATCAGTATATCGCATAATTCAATTCATTATGTTACTTTCTAATTATCAGCCTGTGGATTTTACTTATTCTAGGGAAATGATGATAGTGTTCGTGTACGACACGGCACGGTGTCGCAGAGAAGAAGATGACCCCGCCGAGgctgttatttatttccatcCTGCTTGGGTATCGCTTACTCAAAGGCTCGCGCTCGCTGGTCAATTGATGGGTGTTACACAGTTTCTTACTACATCTTTCTCACCTCCACGAGTAATTTCTCTACAAGGTGgcaaatttgttttaaaaaaattgggacAGTATATACTAGTGAGTTTGAATTAACATTTAACAGCTGAACTGCATGCTGATAGCTTCATAACTTGGTCTAATACACAAGATAAATCTACAAAAGAAGAACTTACTTTCTGTTGTACTCAGGCAGTTGGAACAGACCGAAATATCCAGGATTGGGTAATCCAGAGACGAGCTGATACTTTGGAATCGACactgaaattttatcatcgtGATCTTGAAACTATATCGACATCACTTGGTGGGGACAGAAACAGACTGACtgagaaattatatcaaatgtTTGAAACTTATCTTCCTATACTGCAATACGGTGCCAACTTATTCACCAATCTTCCCACCATCAAATTTCCTAAGGTTCGCCTCTTCATCGAAGTAATTCATATAATTCTGATTCtaaatttcgcaaaattaatttcaaattgactACACTAAGTTCTTTGGGATATAggtgacaaaaaataatatcactATTCTTTACTGCGCACAAcctaattgtttataattattttcattccagaGTGCAAGCAATGTTTTTTTAGAAGCTATACAAGTGCTACAATATTGCCAAGAAACAAGTGGTATTTTAGGTGGTGCCTTGTTCTACAATAATAAGTAAGTAACACCATCTATTTTATCAACATGAACTATTTTTGATGTTGACTTCTTTGCAAGTAATCAGAACTCAAATCCAAATTTCAAGCTGAATCATTGACACAATTTCATCATAATCCAGGGTTGTGGCTACTCAGTTGAATCCAGAATTGACCAAACAATTAATCGTTACTGATCCGTATCGTATAAAGGTAAtggaaattaataaattcgaGACCAGtggaattttgtcaaatataacatatatttCACTTTGCATTTACAGGCCCCTGCGGAAACTGTAGGAACAGAGTTTGATCTGCCAGCCGGAGTTCAACTCCTCAGAGTCTATGTTGAACGCAAGcaagtaataaaattgaaacaagatGCAGCTGGCGAACGCATCTATAATTCGTATCTCGATCctacgatgaaaaaaacaatgctGAAAAAGGTGAATATTCGGTATTTTGTAAACCATAGCTAGACAGCTATGGTCTACTTCACTCATTCCACTACTACTAACTGCTATAGTATTCATTACTGTGAATTAAAGTTGGTGGATGTTGCTTCGGTTAttcaatataaaattgataaaatatatatttcagaatttatcGAAGAACAACATAAAGGATTCCTGCACCTCGGGTATGAAACGTGATACGTCACGGATATTCACAGTACCGGAAGAAGGAGAATTAGACTCGATGCAGTATGATAGCGGTGCACCTTTCTACCCCTCCCTGCCTCCCACAACATATAGCTCACCGGCAAAACGGAAGCAGGATGTTACAATAGATCGCTCCAAGATTGTAAATCCGTTAACGCCTAGTGTTTGTTCTACACCTTTGAAGGATGTTAACAGAATGCTTCATGGGACCACAGTATTGATCTGCAGCGGTGCGGATGATTGTGAAAGCAAAGCTATGCCTGAAAATCAAGTTCTTGAAGTAGAAAATATCAGCGACATCCCAGACCTTGTCAAAGAAGCACTAAGGTGCAAAAGAGCAAACAAACTAAGGAATGCACCTCCTATCGAAAAGCTGGAAGAACGTAGATTTCTCGATAAAAAATGTCTTAGTTTGCCAGACCTGAATAACGCATTACACAAACATACGAACAGAGTATCTCTTAGGTACTATAGTATAGGATTACCAAATTTGAATGACAACCTTTGCTCTGACCTCTGCGAGGATTCACCTCGGAAAAAACTTCCACCTGGAA
The Neodiprion fabricii isolate iyNeoFabr1 chromosome 5, iyNeoFabr1.1, whole genome shotgun sequence genome window above contains:
- the LOC124183144 gene encoding uncharacterized protein LOC124183144 isoform X4; the encoded protein is MAKEMMIVFVYDTARCRREEDDPAEAVIYFHPAWVSLTQRLALAGQLMGVTQFLTTSFSPPRVISLQGGKFVLKKLGQYILAVGTDRNIQDWVIQRRADTLESTLKFYHRDLETISTSLGGDRNRLTEKLYQMFETYLPILQYGANLFTNLPTIKFPKSASNVFLEAIQVLQYCQETSGILGGALFYNNKVVATQLNPELTKQLIVTDPYRIKAPAETVGTEFDLPAGVQLLRVYVERKQVIKLKQDAAGERIYNSYLDPTMKKTMLKKNLSKNNIKDSCTSGMKRDTSRIFTVPEEGELDSMQYDSGAPFYPSLPPTTYSSPAKRKQDVTIDRSKIVNPLTPSVCSTPLKDVNRMLHGTTVLICSGADDCESKAMPENQVLEVENISDIPDLVKEALRCKRANKLRNAPPIEKLEERRFLDKKCLSLPDLNNALHKHTNRVSLRYYSIGLPNLNDNLCSDLCEDSPRKKLPPGKHFYHTITDPSFPIFRSDGSLVSKALYDFNVATHYQELKCGATNVKLPKHTDFFQKFPSMGNDKAAMIEGLHCQVPSVSENNTVSNANVTTEKKTKQEIYRRSMSLPLKSLNAPEEEGREKSSSECGSIFDLPQRKKLDGLQLTPLMSKLSLLADERTSGFCSRETTPNEFRDLSSFSITTNHLLRSKLDAASKDGSDEEDDLDQDWIYSKTEESSLEKLELFIYGQQNMVLVLLMEENVGNNFDLIHSLWDTCVQVLAKLECKLQRCLEPLPPSDSRELYSVLSVDPQWDTVHRAGLWGVTEIEIVSFLHDRFSKAGNMTDIVVRTEDTVVYGYQCGKLQVFYQQAMAPNMTGGLPTPADLMGVVPLKAKRRLERDHGIVLL
- the LOC124183144 gene encoding uncharacterized protein LOC124183144 isoform X3 — translated: MKKRREMMIVFVYDTARCRREEDDPAEAVIYFHPAWVSLTQRLALAGQLMGVTQFLTTSFSPPRVISLQGGKFVLKKLGQYILAVGTDRNIQDWVIQRRADTLESTLKFYHRDLETISTSLGGDRNRLTEKLYQMFETYLPILQYGANLFTNLPTIKFPKSASNVFLEAIQVLQYCQETSGILGGALFYNNKVVATQLNPELTKQLIVTDPYRIKAPAETVGTEFDLPAGVQLLRVYVERKQVIKLKQDAAGERIYNSYLDPTMKKTMLKKNLSKNNIKDSCTSGMKRDTSRIFTVPEEGELDSMQYDSGAPFYPSLPPTTYSSPAKRKQDVTIDRSKIVNPLTPSVCSTPLKDVNRMLHGTTVLICSGADDCESKAMPENQVLEVENISDIPDLVKEALRCKRANKLRNAPPIEKLEERRFLDKKCLSLPDLNNALHKHTNRVSLRYYSIGLPNLNDNLCSDLCEDSPRKKLPPGKHFYHTITDPSFPIFRSDGSLVSKALYDFNVATHYQELKCGATNVKLPKHTDFFQKFPSMGNDKAAMIEGLHCQVPSVSENNTVSNANVTTEKKTKQEIYRRSMSLPLKSLNAPEEEGREKSSSECGSIFDLPQRKKLDGLQLTPLMSKLSLLADERTSGFCSRETTPNEFRDLSSFSITTNHLLRSKLDAASKDGSDEEDDLDQDWIYSKTEESSLEKLELFIYGQQNMVLVLLMEENVGNNFDLIHSLWDTCVQVLAKLECKLQRCLEPLPPSDSRELYSVLSVDPQWDTVHRAGLWGVTEIEIVSFLHDRFSKAGNMTDIVVRTEDTVVYGYQCGKLQVFYQQAMAPNMTGGLPTPADLMGVVPLKAKRRLERDHGIVLL
- the LOC124183144 gene encoding uncharacterized protein LOC124183144 isoform X1 encodes the protein MSLFNSLIFVKDNADFKLVEMMIVFVYDTARCRREEDDPAEAVIYFHPAWVSLTQRLALAGQLMGVTQFLTTSFSPPRVISLQGGKFVLKKLGQYILAVGTDRNIQDWVIQRRADTLESTLKFYHRDLETISTSLGGDRNRLTEKLYQMFETYLPILQYGANLFTNLPTIKFPKSASNVFLEAIQVLQYCQETSGILGGALFYNNKVVATQLNPELTKQLIVTDPYRIKAPAETVGTEFDLPAGVQLLRVYVERKQVIKLKQDAAGERIYNSYLDPTMKKTMLKKNLSKNNIKDSCTSGMKRDTSRIFTVPEEGELDSMQYDSGAPFYPSLPPTTYSSPAKRKQDVTIDRSKIVNPLTPSVCSTPLKDVNRMLHGTTVLICSGADDCESKAMPENQVLEVENISDIPDLVKEALRCKRANKLRNAPPIEKLEERRFLDKKCLSLPDLNNALHKHTNRVSLRYYSIGLPNLNDNLCSDLCEDSPRKKLPPGKHFYHTITDPSFPIFRSDGSLVSKALYDFNVATHYQELKCGATNVKLPKHTDFFQKFPSMGNDKAAMIEGLHCQVPSVSENNTVSNANVTTEKKTKQEIYRRSMSLPLKSLNAPEEEGREKSSSECGSIFDLPQRKKLDGLQLTPLMSKLSLLADERTSGFCSRETTPNEFRDLSSFSITTNHLLRSKLDAASKDGSDEEDDLDQDWIYSKTEESSLEKLELFIYGQQNMVLVLLMEENVGNNFDLIHSLWDTCVQVLAKLECKLQRCLEPLPPSDSRELYSVLSVDPQWDTVHRAGLWGVTEIEIVSFLHDRFSKAGNMTDIVVRTEDTVVYGYQCGKLQVFYQQAMAPNMTGGLPTPADLMGVVPLKAKRRLERDHGIVLL